In bacterium BMS3Abin08, a single window of DNA contains:
- the dsvB_1 gene encoding sulfite reductase, dissimilatory-type subunit beta, which produces MEDSREEFKLEMPKVGVIKGVLAKDIEVVGDRVINLRTCARPYSNTYSVTQLRTIKDVSERYGSGKVHLSPRHNLEIPEIKQKELDAALKELYIAGLFPGGAGTSVRNIFTCPAWCSKAIMPVQELGLMVSSNFGDRDMPNKVTISFAGCSNGCSRPHNCDIGIIAIAEVEVSPKRCTDGCNDCLAACPFDAIETGNGGIVINDKCRYCGRCVSSCGAELLRFGRTGFRVLIGGKEGFNVRFGREYARWVDGFEVLEIVDRVLGNYQKKAAYREGSEKKMERLSEVIERVGFDMFMM; this is translated from the coding sequence ATGGAAGACAGCCGTGAAGAGTTTAAACTCGAGATGCCCAAAGTAGGGGTCATCAAGGGTGTGCTTGCAAAGGATATAGAGGTGGTCGGTGACAGGGTTATCAACCTCCGGACATGTGCAAGGCCTTACAGCAATACCTATTCTGTAACACAGCTAAGAACAATCAAGGATGTCAGTGAGCGCTATGGATCAGGGAAGGTGCATCTGAGCCCCAGACACAACCTTGAGATCCCTGAGATAAAACAGAAAGAACTCGACGCTGCCCTGAAGGAACTCTATATAGCAGGGCTTTTTCCCGGTGGTGCAGGTACCTCGGTGAGAAACATTTTTACCTGTCCCGCCTGGTGTTCAAAGGCCATAATGCCTGTTCAGGAGCTTGGGCTGATGGTGAGCAGCAACTTCGGGGACAGGGACATGCCGAACAAGGTCACCATCTCATTTGCAGGATGCTCCAACGGCTGTTCGAGACCGCATAACTGTGATATCGGCATTATAGCCATAGCAGAAGTGGAGGTTAGCCCCAAGAGGTGCACCGATGGTTGCAATGACTGTCTCGCTGCATGTCCTTTTGATGCGATAGAGACAGGAAACGGCGGTATCGTTATAAATGATAAATGCCGATACTGCGGCAGATGTGTTTCTTCATGCGGGGCGGAACTCCTGAGGTTTGGCAGGACCGGGTTCAGGGTGCTCATCGGGGGGAAGGAGGGCTTCAATGTAAGATTTGGAAGGGAGTACGCCCGTTGGGTCGATGGTTTCGAGGTCCTTGAGATTGTTGACAGGGTGCTGGGGAACTATCAGAAAAAGGCCGCTTACAGGGAAGGCAGTGAGAAAAAGATGGAGAGGCTCTCAGAGGTGATCGAGAGGGTAGGCTTTGATATGTTTATGATGTAA
- a CDS encoding tetrahydromethanopterin S-methyltransferase subunit H, which yields MRSVCGINMGGDLGDTPALLAGSIFYDRQKIVSDPLTGQFDKNEAKRLINLQSKWSEITGIPCCIDVIASTPKAMKTYLDFIVENFEGPIMVDGTSSVVKIEGIRHMAANDLSNRVIYNSISQESTREEFETIGECGVKAVVVLLVESSDFSAEGKIRMMTKEDGLIAKLGAEGVTEFLVDPGIIDLPSMGVAMEVMSKAKEMGYLPGTAAHNAISTWSGLKAKIGDNFKKPAIAVINALTVAWGGEFVIYGPMVLADTVFPAVAMVEAALAQSAMERGKCPDLSHPLFKIA from the coding sequence ATGAGAAGTGTTTGTGGAATAAATATGGGCGGGGATTTAGGCGATACGCCTGCCCTTCTTGCTGGAAGCATCTTTTACGACAGGCAGAAGATAGTGAGTGATCCGCTCACCGGTCAGTTCGACAAAAATGAAGCAAAAAGGTTGATCAATCTGCAATCAAAGTGGTCGGAAATTACCGGAATCCCCTGTTGTATTGATGTGATCGCATCTACGCCAAAGGCTATGAAGACCTACTTGGACTTTATCGTGGAAAACTTCGAAGGCCCTATAATGGTGGATGGTACCAGCAGCGTCGTGAAAATAGAAGGAATTCGCCACATGGCTGCCAATGACCTCTCCAATCGTGTCATCTACAATAGCATTTCTCAGGAAAGCACGAGAGAAGAATTCGAAACAATCGGGGAGTGCGGAGTTAAAGCTGTGGTGGTATTGCTGGTTGAAAGCTCAGACTTTTCGGCTGAAGGCAAAATAAGAATGATGACAAAGGAGGATGGTCTTATCGCCAAACTCGGGGCAGAGGGTGTAACCGAATTCCTCGTCGATCCCGGGATAATCGATTTGCCCTCAATGGGGGTAGCTATGGAGGTCATGTCAAAGGCAAAAGAGATGGGATATCTGCCTGGCACAGCAGCCCATAATGCGATCAGTACATGGTCCGGTCTAAAAGCCAAGATTGGGGACAATTTTAAAAAACCTGCAATAGCAGTGATAAACGCTCTTACCGTTGCTTGGGGGGGGGAATTTGTAATTTATGGCCCGATGGTCCTCGCCGACACGGTATTCCCGGCAGTAGCGATGGTGGAAGCAGCCCTCGCTCAGTCCGCAATGGAAAGAGGTAAGTGTCCGGACTTGTCCCATCCACTATTCAAAATTGCATGA
- the mshA gene encoding D-inositol 3-phosphate glycosyltransferase encodes MAIKARNKRLTVLHVATLNQPIKPDLGYGPIETVIHNIDKGLHSLGHRSIVACSGDSRVAGEHYVTVEKSIGDYWSKNTPERRKTMNMHLSRALDRARMGDIDVVHTHDLKTLEYIYNAVSSMHVPIVMTLHVAAKDYLMEGVRRRWYNPLSSSQVHCVPISEYQKREYYGLNTKDVVYHGVEVENYPVKKNPDKESYLFTIGRVTRDKGQDKAIEVAKRTGSKLIIAGCVQDKTADREFFAELKNSIDLFVDVGKQPVNSDYYERVIKPLLDCDKQIIYIGEISSAHKKQWYRHARATLFPIQWGEPFGLVLIESMACGTPAIAFNKGAVPEIMVDGKTGFVVDSMSAMIKAVKRIDSIDPSECRRHVQNHFSIASMAYKYSTLYQHIAIDHKVSNSYSRLLIGYLPKPLQHGSLAT; translated from the coding sequence ATGGCAATAAAAGCGAGAAATAAAAGACTGACGGTGCTACACGTGGCAACTCTTAACCAGCCTATAAAGCCGGACCTTGGTTATGGTCCCATAGAAACGGTTATTCATAATATCGACAAGGGACTCCATTCTTTAGGTCACCGATCGATTGTTGCCTGTTCAGGCGATTCCAGAGTCGCCGGGGAACATTACGTGACTGTTGAGAAAAGCATCGGTGACTATTGGAGCAAAAACACCCCGGAACGACGCAAAACAATGAACATGCACCTTTCAAGGGCATTGGACAGGGCAAGGATGGGCGACATCGACGTCGTCCACACGCATGATCTAAAAACGCTTGAGTACATTTATAATGCTGTATCCAGCATGCATGTGCCGATCGTGATGACCCTTCACGTAGCTGCAAAAGACTACCTGATGGAAGGAGTCCGTCGGCGCTGGTATAATCCCTTGTCATCTTCCCAGGTGCATTGTGTTCCGATAAGCGAATATCAGAAACGGGAGTATTATGGGTTGAACACAAAGGATGTTGTATACCATGGAGTTGAAGTGGAAAACTACCCGGTCAAAAAGAATCCCGACAAGGAAAGCTATTTATTCACTATCGGCAGGGTAACCCGTGACAAGGGACAGGATAAGGCCATAGAAGTTGCCAAAAGAACAGGTTCCAAACTTATCATCGCCGGCTGTGTCCAGGACAAAACCGCAGACAGGGAGTTTTTTGCAGAGCTGAAAAACTCAATCGACCTGTTTGTTGATGTCGGCAAACAGCCCGTTAACAGTGACTACTATGAACGGGTGATAAAGCCGTTGCTGGACTGCGACAAGCAGATTATCTATATCGGAGAGATCAGCAGCGCGCATAAAAAGCAATGGTACCGGCATGCCCGGGCCACTTTATTCCCCATACAATGGGGGGAGCCGTTCGGACTTGTCCTGATCGAGTCAATGGCATGCGGCACGCCGGCCATAGCATTCAATAAGGGCGCTGTTCCGGAAATAATGGTGGACGGGAAAACAGGATTTGTGGTGGATTCCATGAGTGCCATGATTAAGGCGGTTAAGCGCATCGACAGTATTGATCCTTCTGAATGCCGGAGACATGTGCAGAATCATTTCTCCATAGCAAGTATGGCCTATAAATATTCAACGTTGTATCAACATATAGCAATTGACCATAAAGTATCAAACAGCTACAGCCGACTATTAATCGGCTATCTTCCAAAACCTCTCCAGCATGGCAGCTTAGCCACATAA
- the cga gene encoding glucoamylase precursor translates to MPKDIPVSNGNLLFNFDLDYQIRDVYFPLIGQENHSRGNPFRFGVWVDGRCSWMGTEWEKDLRYHDNSLVTSVLLKNETLGLELHCHDVVDIDLNVYIKKVEVKNLQGNERQVRLFFNHDFHLYGNDIGDTAYFDPRTRSIIHYKANRYFLISCSASGKSGVDYYACGDKEVRGREGTWRDAEDGKLSGNQISWGSADSTIGIWLNLPSGGKAECFYWIAAGTHYNEVAQLNRDVLEKTPQKLIRRSSDYWKAWVQKESRSFADLPKTVTDIFNRSLLILKTQIDNRGAIIAANDSDIVRFGRDTYSYMWGRDGAYVAAALARAGYSHVCMKFFDFCSRVLSEEGYLYQHYNPDGSLASNWHPWLVDGKEVLPIQEDSTALILWALWIHYQSSKDVEFIRPFYNKFIKTSADFLVTYRDPETLLPIPSYDLWEERYGVHAFTVAAVIAGLRAAANFALLFHDTFLAKKYDKVADQMKEGLNRHLYHPGLKRYARSGFRKGKGYELDEVIDVSLLGLATLGALPPNDPWMVETMKAIRQQLWLKTPIEGCARYQADIYQLADDSPKGIPGNPWFISTLWLGEYFITRAENLKELHEALPYLEWCGQNALSSGVLAEQVHPVNGSPLSVSPLTWSHSALVWTVIQYTEKFNLLK, encoded by the coding sequence ATGCCCAAAGACATTCCGGTAAGCAACGGTAATCTTCTTTTTAACTTTGACCTGGATTATCAGATTAGGGATGTGTATTTCCCTTTAATAGGCCAGGAGAACCATTCAAGAGGAAACCCCTTCCGGTTCGGAGTCTGGGTGGATGGACGCTGCTCATGGATGGGTACGGAATGGGAAAAGGACCTGAGGTATCATGATAACAGCCTCGTTACCAGTGTCCTGCTGAAAAACGAGACACTGGGGCTTGAACTGCATTGCCACGATGTGGTCGACATCGACCTGAACGTATATATTAAAAAGGTCGAAGTGAAGAACCTGCAAGGGAATGAGCGTCAGGTAAGGCTCTTTTTCAACCACGACTTTCACCTTTACGGCAATGATATAGGTGATACGGCTTATTTTGATCCACGGACACGTTCAATCATTCACTACAAAGCCAACCGGTACTTTCTCATTAGTTGTTCTGCGTCCGGAAAGTCCGGGGTAGATTACTATGCCTGCGGAGACAAGGAGGTACGGGGAAGGGAAGGAACCTGGAGAGACGCCGAGGACGGCAAACTCAGCGGAAACCAGATCTCCTGGGGCTCTGCCGATTCAACAATAGGAATATGGCTGAACCTGCCTTCCGGCGGGAAGGCGGAGTGTTTCTACTGGATTGCGGCAGGCACGCATTACAATGAGGTGGCCCAACTCAATCGGGATGTATTGGAGAAGACACCACAAAAACTGATCAGGCGGTCGTCTGACTACTGGAAAGCATGGGTACAAAAAGAATCCAGATCATTTGCAGATCTTCCCAAAACAGTCACTGATATTTTCAACCGAAGCCTCCTCATTTTAAAAACGCAGATCGACAACCGGGGAGCGATAATAGCCGCAAACGACTCGGATATAGTCCGTTTTGGAAGGGATACATATTCTTACATGTGGGGCCGCGACGGGGCTTACGTAGCCGCTGCCCTGGCAAGAGCAGGCTACTCGCATGTGTGCATGAAATTCTTTGACTTTTGCTCCCGTGTTCTGTCTGAGGAGGGATACCTTTACCAGCATTATAATCCTGACGGATCACTGGCGAGTAACTGGCACCCATGGTTAGTGGATGGAAAGGAGGTGCTCCCCATACAGGAAGACTCAACAGCTCTGATCCTCTGGGCACTTTGGATACACTACCAGAGTTCGAAAGACGTAGAATTCATCAGGCCTTTCTACAATAAGTTCATTAAAACCTCAGCCGACTTTCTGGTGACGTACCGGGATCCCGAGACTCTATTACCCATACCTTCCTATGATCTCTGGGAAGAGCGTTACGGAGTGCACGCCTTTACTGTTGCAGCCGTGATCGCTGGCCTCAGGGCAGCGGCAAATTTTGCGCTACTCTTCCATGATACCTTCCTGGCCAAGAAATATGACAAAGTGGCCGATCAAATGAAGGAAGGACTCAACAGGCATCTGTACCACCCCGGTCTGAAGAGGTATGCCCGCTCCGGTTTCAGGAAGGGTAAGGGCTATGAACTCGATGAAGTGATTGACGTCAGTCTGTTGGGACTCGCTACTCTGGGAGCATTGCCTCCCAACGATCCATGGATGGTTGAAACAATGAAGGCAATACGCCAACAATTATGGCTTAAAACTCCGATTGAAGGTTGTGCCCGATACCAGGCGGATATCTATCAATTGGCGGATGATAGCCCAAAAGGCATCCCCGGCAATCCATGGTTTATCTCGACGCTCTGGTTAGGGGAGTACTTTATCACCCGCGCTGAAAACCTGAAGGAACTTCACGAAGCACTTCCCTACCTTGAATGGTGCGGACAGAATGCGCTTTCCTCCGGTGTGCTTGCCGAGCAGGTACATCCGGTAAACGGTTCCCCTCTCTCCGTCTCACCGCTCACATGGAGCCATTCCGCTTTAGTTTGGACAGTCATCCAATACACTGAAAAGTTCAACTTGTTAAAATAG
- the dnaA_1 gene encoding chromosomal replication initiator protein DnaA: MHYIGSSYGSYLRRYRGLTGHVFAGRYKSLCVEKETYLLELSRYIHLNPVRAGIVKSPGKYPWSSYRYYIGKKQCPGWLSTEWLMAECGKRLKTRQRKYREYVESGVANQPRYPVEKIVGQAILGSKEFVRKVLEGLKKERSLKGVTAKRVFEGKVELDELYREVCEYYGIEGLKKMGKVKGSEQGRAREMFVYLAKGHTTALNREIAARVGDVSPSVVSHQYKRTGRKMQGNKKSTRQWRKEAKDLTSRFNG, encoded by the coding sequence ATGCACTATATCGGGTCGAGCTACGGGAGTTATCTGCGGAGATACCGTGGATTGACGGGCCATGTCTTTGCAGGTAGATACAAGTCATTGTGCGTAGAGAAAGAGACCTACCTCCTGGAATTAAGCAGATACATCCACCTCAATCCTGTACGGGCAGGTATAGTGAAATCTCCCGGGAAGTATCCGTGGAGCAGCTACCGGTACTATATCGGAAAGAAGCAGTGCCCTGGTTGGCTGAGTACTGAATGGTTAATGGCTGAGTGTGGAAAAAGACTGAAGACAAGGCAGAGGAAATACAGGGAATATGTAGAGTCAGGGGTAGCGAATCAACCAAGGTATCCGGTAGAGAAGATAGTGGGACAGGCAATCCTTGGGAGCAAAGAGTTTGTCAGAAAGGTATTAGAGGGATTGAAGAAGGAGCGAAGCCTGAAAGGAGTGACCGCAAAGAGGGTATTCGAGGGGAAAGTGGAGTTAGATGAGCTGTACCGGGAAGTATGTGAGTATTATGGAATAGAAGGCTTGAAGAAGATGGGAAAAGTTAAAGGCTCAGAGCAGGGCAGGGCGCGGGAAATGTTTGTATATTTGGCAAAAGGGCATACAACGGCATTAAACAGAGAGATAGCAGCGCGGGTGGGGGATGTCAGTCCATCGGTAGTGAGCCATCAATATAAAAGGACAGGCAGGAAGATGCAAGGAAATAAGAAATCGACAAGGCAATGGAGAAAAGAGGCTAAAGACCTTACTTCACGATTCAATGGCTGA
- a CDS encoding Na(+)-translocating NADH-quinone reductase subunit F: protein MNGTARITVLPQGTTLHVSPGENLFQVLTKAGISLNSYCGGQGICGKCKVRIISKAPALSEFEHAHLSTEEINEGIRLACGFYPETDVIVEIPKPALSSGYKLKIEDLSFPLDPWQEHPSEGLVLAVDLGTTNIVGHLFDPLMGELIASVTIANSQSIFGADVMTRLAYCSHHGDNAKETFMKLTLSDIEKLAELTAGKGKKITDVVVVMNTAMETLMLGLSPDKLGRNPYESDIDGPIHISLFKNGPLEGVTIHIPPVIGGFVGSDTVSAFLAISVQHQEPPFILIDIGTNAEVVVVTKETMIACSTAAGPAFEGVGISCGMRGVEGAIEHVTFDNEAFEISVIGNKSAIGITGSGLFSLIGELLRAGALDRFGAVVPGIIPQKLVHRGKSGQEMILSPDVSVSEDDVQQFILAKAATRAAVETLLALVNVRADELNAIFFSGVFASRIDPKDILTIGLLPPIELHKIQNVGNAAATGAVMMALSKSAFQKACHIAKRVKHITLSGNQKFKETFQSQVLLGYIESE from the coding sequence ATGAATGGCACCGCAAGAATAACCGTCCTTCCCCAAGGGACAACATTACATGTCTCACCGGGAGAGAATCTTTTCCAGGTTTTAACAAAAGCAGGAATCAGTTTAAACTCATATTGCGGAGGCCAAGGTATTTGTGGAAAATGCAAGGTTCGTATTATTAGCAAGGCTCCCGCCCTGTCAGAATTTGAACATGCCCACCTTTCCACTGAAGAGATAAATGAAGGGATAAGGCTCGCTTGCGGGTTTTACCCGGAGACCGATGTGATCGTGGAAATCCCCAAACCGGCATTGTCTTCCGGATACAAGTTGAAAATAGAAGATCTAAGTTTCCCTCTTGATCCATGGCAAGAGCATCCCTCTGAAGGTTTGGTATTGGCAGTTGATTTGGGTACCACAAATATAGTCGGTCATTTGTTTGACCCTCTAATGGGGGAACTTATTGCATCTGTAACGATTGCCAATAGTCAATCAATTTTTGGGGCTGATGTGATGACCCGCCTTGCTTATTGTTCGCATCATGGAGATAACGCAAAAGAAACCTTTATGAAGCTGACTCTTTCGGATATCGAAAAGCTTGCTGAACTGACAGCAGGTAAAGGCAAAAAGATAACCGATGTTGTGGTGGTGATGAATACTGCAATGGAGACGCTTATGTTGGGGCTGAGTCCCGATAAGTTAGGTAGAAACCCTTATGAATCGGATATAGACGGTCCCATTCACATTTCCCTATTTAAGAATGGTCCTTTGGAGGGAGTTACAATTCATATCCCTCCTGTTATTGGAGGATTTGTAGGTTCGGACACTGTATCTGCCTTTTTAGCGATTTCGGTTCAGCATCAAGAACCTCCCTTCATACTCATAGATATAGGTACGAATGCTGAGGTAGTTGTCGTGACAAAGGAAACAATGATCGCTTGTTCCACGGCTGCAGGACCTGCATTTGAGGGAGTGGGTATCTCCTGCGGGATGAGAGGAGTTGAAGGAGCTATCGAGCATGTAACATTCGATAACGAGGCTTTTGAAATTTCGGTGATCGGGAACAAGTCGGCCATCGGCATCACCGGTTCGGGGCTTTTTAGCCTTATCGGTGAGCTACTTAGAGCCGGCGCTCTGGATCGCTTTGGTGCCGTGGTTCCCGGGATAATTCCTCAAAAATTAGTGCATCGGGGCAAATCAGGTCAAGAGATGATTCTTTCACCTGATGTGAGTGTAAGCGAAGATGATGTGCAACAGTTCATTCTTGCGAAAGCCGCAACAAGGGCTGCGGTGGAAACCTTACTCGCTCTCGTTAATGTGAGGGCCGATGAGTTAAACGCAATTTTCTTTTCAGGCGTCTTTGCGAGCCGGATCGATCCAAAGGATATACTGACAATCGGACTCCTTCCGCCTATAGAACTGCACAAGATTCAAAACGTGGGTAATGCCGCAGCAACCGGCGCCGTAATGATGGCATTGTCAAAATCGGCTTTTCAGAAGGCCTGCCACATTGCAAAAAGGGTAAAGCACATAACCCTCTCAGGAAATCAGAAATTCAAAGAGACTTTTCAGTCTCAGGTCCTTTTGGGATATATCGAATCAGAGTAG
- the asrC gene encoding anaerobic sulfite reductase subunit C: MEENGIVPARMKERITLRLRSLEPFSPELTSAQIGVIADVAERYGAGIVHVTPRQCVEIPDVETAYREDALRLLSSYSLYPGSSGRYMRNVIACSRWCLYNVTPVSDLAKRLNNLFAEAVQPGKTTISLSGCGFSCVRSKTSDIGVIARAEIELTDIKCKRCSLCVKAPLGCQVDAITLTEDGLVIDTERCVRCGFCANVCRPRTIMVKSRSFDLFIGGKGGIKPKEAVFYKTVSSEDELIRELGRVLDRYSDMARDGERIADLLEREGREILEV, translated from the coding sequence ATGGAAGAAAATGGAATAGTACCGGCGAGGATGAAAGAGCGGATAACCCTCCGGCTCAGGTCACTTGAGCCTTTCTCTCCGGAACTCACATCCGCACAGATAGGCGTAATAGCGGATGTAGCTGAACGGTACGGTGCGGGGATTGTCCATGTTACACCCCGGCAGTGTGTTGAAATACCCGATGTGGAAACCGCATACCGGGAGGATGCCCTGAGGCTTCTCTCTTCATATTCTCTTTACCCGGGCTCCTCGGGGAGATACATGAGAAACGTGATTGCCTGCTCGAGATGGTGTCTCTATAACGTCACACCGGTTAGTGATCTTGCAAAGAGGCTGAATAACCTCTTTGCTGAAGCGGTTCAGCCGGGCAAGACAACAATATCCCTTTCAGGGTGCGGCTTCTCCTGTGTCCGTTCAAAGACATCCGATATCGGAGTGATAGCAAGGGCGGAGATAGAACTCACCGATATAAAATGCAAGAGATGTTCCCTCTGTGTAAAGGCGCCCCTTGGCTGTCAGGTTGATGCAATAACCCTTACAGAGGACGGCCTGGTAATAGATACCGAAAGATGCGTTCGGTGCGGTTTCTGTGCAAATGTCTGCAGACCCCGCACAATCATGGTGAAATCAAGGAGTTTCGACCTCTTCATCGGAGGAAAAGGCGGGATAAAACCAAAAGAGGCGGTTTTTTACAAAACCGTCTCATCGGAAGATGAACTGATCAGAGAACTGGGGCGTGTCCTTGACAGATACAGCGATATGGCTCGAGATGGTGAAAGGATAGCCGACCTCCTCGAAAGGGAAGGGCGAGAGATACTGGAGGTTTAA
- the mcpS_1 gene encoding methyl-accepting chemotaxis protein McpS → MILQNTKISHKLIFMTVTGLVIIGLFACGIVLMGKDQIDAFEDIYNTKLVPLDNLRNMQLIFREIDYQMVGVISSAESSEESGKHLRKAVKRLAGLWTVTKEKLSSDKILPHEKRFEEALVEFGRMAGQLQAAYDKDDIDAVDLVHERWLDLKPIIFKTIDTMAEIQKKEVNAFYITRNRTISKVILAVIFISILSALFFLAFAFMIIRSINKPIRTVVEAAVQVAGGDLTHTVRLNTGDEMGKMAAELNKMLANLRDAFCGIAKDVETTSSHAERLSGSSEALLSNTEQQRSQVEQVVAASTEMSQTILDMAKNAADASEATKDSYDMARTGKEVVHHTVDSITRLADSVGDASRTIENLGKSSKEIGEIVSVIQDIADQTNLLALNAAIEAARAGDQGRGFAVVADEVRKLAEKTARATEDIAEKIKAVQVETKDSVSVMEMGKSLAEETVSTAREAEDALRKIVESSDRVMDMVRRIATATEEQSSASEQVSQSMEHISGVISDIVRLSEEVRGSASELSSLSQAVRKQIRCFKTDGNGNSEAARISEVPGVEDYSLISN, encoded by the coding sequence ATGATTCTACAGAATACAAAGATTTCTCACAAGCTAATCTTTATGACGGTTACCGGGCTTGTCATTATCGGTCTGTTCGCATGTGGCATTGTACTGATGGGAAAGGACCAGATTGATGCCTTTGAGGATATCTATAATACGAAACTGGTTCCCCTTGACAACCTGAGGAATATGCAGTTGATCTTTAGAGAGATAGATTATCAGATGGTGGGTGTAATAAGTTCAGCAGAATCGTCTGAGGAATCGGGTAAGCATCTCAGGAAGGCAGTGAAGAGACTCGCCGGTTTATGGACTGTGACAAAAGAGAAGTTGTCCAGTGATAAGATTCTACCTCATGAAAAACGGTTTGAAGAAGCTCTTGTGGAATTCGGGAGGATGGCCGGTCAACTCCAGGCAGCTTATGATAAGGATGATATAGACGCCGTTGACCTTGTTCACGAAAGGTGGCTTGACCTGAAACCCATTATCTTCAAGACTATAGATACAATGGCAGAGATACAAAAGAAGGAGGTTAATGCTTTTTATATAACAAGAAACCGGACAATATCAAAGGTTATCCTGGCCGTTATCTTTATCTCGATCCTGAGTGCTCTCTTCTTCCTGGCCTTTGCCTTTATGATAATTCGATCGATAAACAAGCCGATAAGGACCGTTGTTGAAGCGGCAGTGCAGGTTGCAGGTGGTGATCTTACGCATACAGTAAGACTTAATACCGGAGACGAGATGGGCAAGATGGCTGCAGAACTGAATAAAATGCTTGCAAATCTCAGGGATGCTTTTTGCGGGATTGCTAAAGACGTTGAAACTACCTCCTCTCATGCTGAAAGACTCTCAGGCTCATCGGAGGCCCTCCTGAGTAATACGGAACAACAGAGGTCACAGGTAGAGCAGGTCGTAGCTGCGTCAACCGAGATGTCACAGACCATTTTGGATATGGCTAAAAATGCTGCTGATGCCTCTGAGGCAACAAAGGACTCTTATGATATGGCAAGGACAGGGAAAGAGGTTGTTCACCATACAGTGGATAGTATTACAAGGCTTGCCGACAGTGTAGGTGATGCATCCAGGACGATCGAAAATCTCGGTAAGAGTTCGAAAGAGATTGGCGAAATTGTCTCCGTGATACAGGATATTGCAGACCAGACCAACCTTCTTGCACTGAATGCAGCAATAGAGGCAGCACGGGCAGGAGACCAGGGGAGGGGATTTGCCGTGGTAGCTGATGAGGTGAGAAAGCTTGCTGAGAAGACTGCAAGGGCAACTGAAGATATTGCTGAGAAGATAAAGGCCGTCCAGGTAGAGACAAAGGACTCTGTCTCTGTTATGGAGATGGGAAAGTCATTGGCTGAGGAGACAGTCTCTACTGCAAGGGAGGCAGAGGATGCCCTTCGCAAAATAGTGGAAAGCTCCGATAGGGTTATGGATATGGTTCGGAGGATTGCCACTGCCACTGAAGAGCAATCGTCGGCATCGGAACAGGTCAGTCAGAGTATGGAACATATATCAGGGGTAATAAGTGACATCGTCAGATTATCGGAAGAGGTGAGAGGGTCAGCATCTGAACTATCATCCCTTTCTCAGGCAGTAAGAAAGCAGATCAGGTGTTTTAAGACGGACGGTAATGGTAACAGTGAGGCTGCCCGTATCAGTGAAGTTCCGGGTGTTGAGGACTATAGCCTGATAAGTAACTGA
- the pstS1_1 gene encoding phosphate-binding protein PstS 1 precursor, translating to MKRNAVTIAVSFLLTLAVFVLMDGHFLSKRAEASELKWVGCGITKKAFMKELAAAYEKKTGTKIIIKGGGATKGIRAVAEGVADLGGTCRHKIDVPEEKAAKLHQVAWDALVVVVNKDSRVDSITTEQIKKVLTGKIKNWKEIGGTDSPIKLYVRKGRISGVGLMVREVIFNNPDQEFSPDTKIKRSSGPLERAISHDLYGIGMTGISSAKKRKKLKILKIDGVAPTKDNIMSGKYPFYRPLYLVTKGKPAGEVKNFIEFALGPEGQTVISGQGTVNLEEGKVLGIK from the coding sequence ATGAAAAGGAATGCTGTCACAATAGCTGTATCTTTTTTACTAACATTAGCCGTGTTTGTCCTGATGGATGGCCATTTTTTAAGTAAACGGGCAGAGGCGTCGGAGTTAAAATGGGTTGGCTGTGGAATCACCAAGAAGGCATTCATGAAAGAACTTGCAGCAGCATATGAAAAAAAGACTGGAACAAAGATAATTATCAAAGGCGGTGGTGCAACAAAGGGAATCAGGGCAGTGGCTGAAGGAGTTGCAGACCTTGGTGGTACCTGTAGACACAAGATAGATGTTCCTGAAGAGAAGGCAGCAAAGCTTCACCAGGTTGCATGGGATGCACTTGTAGTTGTGGTAAATAAAGACAGCCGGGTTGATAGTATTACAACAGAGCAGATAAAGAAGGTACTCACAGGCAAAATAAAGAACTGGAAGGAGATTGGAGGGACTGACTCTCCAATAAAGCTGTATGTAAGAAAAGGCAGAATCAGTGGTGTTGGATTAATGGTCAGAGAAGTAATATTTAATAATCCTGATCAGGAGTTTTCTCCTGATACAAAGATTAAAAGGAGTTCAGGCCCCTTGGAGCGAGCTATCTCACATGATCTTTATGGAATCGGGATGACGGGTATCTCAAGTGCAAAGAAGAGAAAAAAACTCAAGATTCTTAAGATTGATGGTGTAGCTCCAACAAAGGATAATATTATGTCGGGTAAATATCCCTTTTATCGTCCCCTATATCTCGTTACAAAGGGAAAACCTGCTGGAGAGGTTAAAAATTTCATAGAATTTGCATTAGGGCCGGAAGGACAGACTGTCATCTCCGGACAGGGGACAGTGAATCTCGAAGAAGGAAAAGTGCTGGGTATCAAGTAG